The following are encoded together in the Dermacoccus nishinomiyaensis genome:
- a CDS encoding GNAT family N-acetyltransferase, which yields MSPTQSSLATTSPYSIVAVDADEFVRTIHDAGARVPVEQSPEWARYDDSLPGRRHWRYLLVHDAAGAHVAALSLTEFAGRALVQLWGKFAPIWLTHAAPSAAEERALRDALAAYVKAEHPKAALVRLHATHAAPDLTEPLTEVFYDRTLVLDLSLSEDELMVSMSKNGRRDLRYGLKNDALVFTDETGISEQDFAEQVFPVFTETAERGHFDLRPAQFYFNMLSQLGPDICRLYTVRDTSAGGAVVAWALVTIYDGEARYFYAATSAAARKSFAANRMVWECMLAAKSRGASTFDFMGLGSDRAPALSSLDGFKLKFGKDGARDVPGPWDLVVRPQVLSAYRASTKAKALVRDARSKGPSTVHSLPSRTMRTASCAATALAAKVAGPARGATPGQGGTPAVLPVVLDFTLSGYALARAFHERYGLTSVLVVPFTTGATADSTLFHDTRELGFAAINDHDLVLTEIRRIAAENPDLTIIPLTNNDGYVQSLSAKRDTLGTNVVVPHESPAMLERISDKNHFNAVCAEAGVATPGTVVLDFATGRPSADDVTFPYPIIVKPADSALHNALSMPGKKKLYEVDSRDELDALITRLVDAGFTGEMLAQDLIPGDEILSVTMYRAKNGEITLARTSRVLLQDPRPAYLGIPDVQVVQDMPDVVEASRRILETADYHGFANLDAIRDPRDGSVKFFEVNPRYGRNCYYATGSGANVAEQLVSDLVENSPVTAPAPSDDLVYTVLPPQTIARLLPKGAERDAAAALVKRGRWADPLKYDGERNPKHKAYAQIAAWNHVRAYRGAPRIVGG from the coding sequence ATGTCGCCCACCCAGTCGAGCCTCGCCACGACCTCGCCCTACTCGATCGTCGCCGTCGACGCTGACGAGTTCGTCCGGACGATCCACGACGCGGGCGCGCGCGTGCCCGTCGAGCAGTCGCCCGAGTGGGCGCGCTACGACGATTCGCTGCCGGGCCGCCGTCACTGGCGCTACCTGCTCGTCCACGACGCCGCGGGCGCCCACGTCGCCGCACTGAGCCTGACGGAGTTCGCCGGCCGCGCGCTCGTGCAGCTGTGGGGCAAGTTCGCCCCGATCTGGCTGACGCACGCCGCGCCCAGCGCCGCTGAGGAGCGTGCCCTGCGCGACGCCCTGGCCGCGTACGTCAAGGCCGAGCACCCCAAGGCGGCACTCGTCCGCCTGCACGCCACGCACGCGGCGCCCGACCTCACCGAGCCGCTCACCGAGGTCTTCTACGACCGTACGCTCGTGCTCGACCTCTCGCTCAGCGAGGACGAGCTGATGGTGTCGATGTCGAAGAACGGCCGCCGTGACCTGCGGTACGGGCTCAAGAACGACGCCCTGGTCTTCACCGACGAGACGGGCATCAGCGAACAGGACTTCGCTGAGCAGGTCTTCCCCGTCTTCACCGAGACCGCCGAACGCGGCCACTTCGACCTGCGTCCCGCGCAGTTCTACTTCAACATGCTCTCCCAGCTCGGCCCCGACATCTGCCGCCTCTACACGGTGCGAGACACCTCTGCGGGCGGCGCCGTCGTCGCGTGGGCGCTCGTCACCATCTATGACGGCGAGGCGCGCTACTTCTACGCCGCGACGAGCGCGGCCGCCCGCAAGAGCTTCGCTGCCAACCGCATGGTCTGGGAGTGCATGCTCGCGGCGAAGAGCCGCGGCGCGTCGACGTTCGACTTCATGGGTCTTGGCAGCGACCGCGCGCCCGCGCTCAGCTCGCTCGACGGTTTCAAGCTCAAGTTCGGCAAGGACGGCGCGCGTGACGTCCCGGGCCCGTGGGATCTCGTCGTGCGCCCGCAGGTGCTCTCCGCGTACCGTGCGTCGACGAAGGCCAAGGCCCTCGTGCGTGACGCCCGCAGCAAGGGTCCGAGCACCGTTCACAGCCTGCCGTCGCGGACGATGCGCACCGCCTCGTGCGCCGCCACCGCCCTCGCCGCGAAGGTCGCCGGCCCCGCACGCGGTGCGACGCCGGGTCAGGGCGGCACTCCCGCGGTGCTGCCGGTCGTGCTCGACTTCACCCTCTCGGGCTACGCCCTGGCGCGCGCGTTCCACGAGCGTTACGGCCTGACGAGCGTCCTCGTCGTCCCGTTCACGACGGGCGCGACGGCCGACTCAACGCTGTTCCACGACACGCGAGAACTCGGGTTCGCCGCGATCAACGACCACGACCTCGTCCTCACCGAGATCCGCCGTATCGCCGCTGAGAACCCCGATCTGACGATCATTCCGCTGACGAACAACGACGGCTACGTGCAGTCGTTGTCGGCGAAGCGCGACACGCTCGGCACCAACGTCGTCGTGCCACACGAGAGCCCCGCGATGCTCGAGCGCATCTCCGACAAGAACCACTTCAACGCCGTCTGCGCCGAGGCGGGCGTCGCGACGCCGGGCACCGTCGTCCTCGACTTCGCCACCGGGCGCCCGAGCGCCGACGACGTCACCTTCCCCTACCCGATCATCGTCAAGCCCGCCGATTCGGCACTGCACAACGCCTTGTCGATGCCGGGCAAGAAGAAGCTGTACGAGGTCGACTCGCGCGACGAGCTCGACGCGCTCATCACCCGCCTCGTCGACGCGGGCTTCACCGGCGAGATGCTCGCGCAGGATCTCATCCCCGGCGACGAGATCCTGTCGGTCACGATGTACCGCGCGAAGAACGGCGAGATCACGCTGGCGCGCACGTCGCGGGTGCTCCTGCAGGATCCGCGTCCGGCCTACCTCGGCATCCCCGACGTCCAGGTCGTGCAGGACATGCCCGACGTCGTCGAAGCCTCGCGCCGCATCCTCGAGACGGCCGACTATCACGGCTTCGCCAACCTCGACGCCATCCGCGACCCGCGTGACGGTTCCGTCAAGTTCTTCGAGGTCAACCCGCGCTACGGACGCAACTGCTACTACGCCACCGGTTCGGGGGCGAACGTCGCCGAGCAGCTCGTCAGCGACCTCGTCGAGAACTCCCCCGTCACCGCGCCGGCGCCGTCCGACGACCTCGTCTACACCGTCCTGCCGCCGCAGACCATCGCGCGTCTGCTGCCGAAGGGCGCAGAGCGCGACGCCGCCGCGGCGCTCGTCAAGCGCGGACGCTGGGCCGACCCGCTCAAGTACGACGGGGAGCGCAACCCGAAGCACAAGGCGTACGCGCAGATCGCGGCGTGGAACCACGTGCGCGCCTACCGCGGCGCGCCGCGCATCGTCGGGGGCTGA